One genomic segment of Brachyhypopomus gauderio isolate BG-103 chromosome 19, BGAUD_0.2, whole genome shotgun sequence includes these proteins:
- the neurod6b gene encoding neurogenic differentiation factor 6-B, which yields MLTVPFEEPDMCEPQFGASFPRESVNESLKHERSMRRLDNATHLELKETEDEISDREEEERDEDQDEDQDGLPKRRGPRKKKSTDRCFDRVKLRRQEANARERSRMHGLNDALESLRKVVPCYSKTQKLSKIETLRLAKNYIWALSETLSAGKRPDLLAFVQTLCKGLSQPTTNLVAGCLQLNARNFLTDHNGEVSFSDRPPYDALYPYPSTEMSTPTGHVAGTMDSAKPFRSYNYCNTYESYYDSASPDGGSPHFDSQLSPPINYNGIFSFKKHEDQAEYGKNCHYGMRYCGVPGRGSFGHSSMYRVSPDGHFPYDLHLRSQPFHTQDELNTGFHN from the coding sequence ATGTTGACCGTACCATTTGAAGAGCCAGACATGTGCGAACCTCAATTCGGCGCCAGCTTTCCCCGAGAGAGCGTCAACGAGAGTCTAAAGCACGAGCGCTCCATGCGAAGACTCGACAACGCCACTCATTTGGAATTAAAGGAAACAGAGGACGAAATTTCggacagagaggaagaagagagagacgaGGACCAGGACGAGGACCAGGACGGCCTACCTAAAAGACGGGGACCGCGCAAAAAGAAGTCCACCGACAGGTGCTTCGATAGGGTCAAACTGCGACGCCAGGAAGCCAACGCGCGCGAGCGCAGTCGCATGCACGGTTTGAATGACGCGCTGGAGAGCCTGCGCAAGGTCGTGCCCTGCTACTCTAAAACGCAGAAGCTGTCCAAGATCGAGACACTGAGACTGGCGAAAAACTACATCTGGGCCCTGTCGGAGACCCTCAGCGCCGGCAAGAGACCCGATCTCCTTGCCTTTGTGCAAACGTTGTGCAAGGGATTATCGCAGCCCACCACCAACTTGGTGGCGGGCTGCCTTCAGCTGAATGCCAGAAACTTCCTCACCGATCACAATGGTGAGGTTTCGTTCTCTGACAGGCCTCCCTACGACGCTCTTTACCCGTATCCAAGCACTGAGATGAGCACGCCCACCGGCCACGTCGCGGGCACCATGGACAGCGCCAAACCGTTCCGATCGTACAACTACTGCAATACTTACGAGTCCTATTACGACAGCGCGTCCCCCGATGGCGGTAGCCCACATTTTGACAGCCAGCTAAGCCCCCCTATTAACTACAACGGGATTTTCTCTTTTAAAAAACACGAGGACCAGGCAGAGTATGGTAAGAACTGTCATTACGGCATGAGGTACTGTGGCGTGCCTGGACGGGGCTCCTTTGGCCACAGTTCAATGTACAGAGTGTCCCCTGACGGCCATTTCCCATATGACTTGCATCTCCGTAGCCAACCCTTCCACACCCAGGACGAATTAAACACGGGTTTTCATAATTAA